The genomic stretch TCAGCCAAGCATGAAATCAAACGGATTAACGTGGCAACACTGGATTTTCCCCTTTTACGCAGCCAACAAGAATGGGAAAAAGGTGATCTGCCTCACAGTTTGATCGAACCTCAAGCAGCCATAAAATGGGCTGAACACATGGTGCTGTTCTTCCCGCTGTGGCTTGGTGATATGCCAGCTTTTCTCAAAGGATTTCTGGAACAAGTTGCTCGCCCCGGTTTTGCATTTTCTGGTGAAGGAAAAAACCCCTTGGCGCATAAAGGGCTTAGCGGTCGTTCTGCACGTGTCGTTGTTACGATGGGCATGCCTGCAACCCTATATCGCTGGTTTTATCGTGCACATAGCATCAGGTCACTAGAACGCAATATTCTCGGTTTTGTGGGGATATCGCCTGTCAACGAAACTTTAATTGGCATGGTCGGAAATATGGAAGCCAAAAATACCAACAAGTGGTTTGTCAAACTGGAAAAACTGGGGTTAAAAGGCGACTAATAAACTTGCAACGTTTTCCTCAATCTATTCAACCAGTAAGCAGAGATTCTACAATAGAATATATTTGCAATAATTCATTATTTATACAAAATAATTTCATTGGTTCCGTGCACTTTCGGTAATTTCTATTAAGTCGAGGCGGTATACGCTTTGCAACCTCTACACGCAATCAATTAGACATTTCGATTTCCATTCATTGGGTTTTACTTGCCCGCCCAAGCTGATTAAATCATACTGTATAGGCGTATTTCTCTTACAAACCAGCTAGAAACCAAGTTAATTATTTCCCACAAGCTATATGATTAAAGAAACGGTCTTAAGCAGTAAAATTTCTTCCGCACTGACTACGTACATCTTTGGCACCAGATATCAATACACTGGGTTCATGTCAGAAACAAATGACTGATCCGGTGATCCACTTTTCAGGATTTTTTATCCTTGTCACCGTTCTAGGTATCAGTGCGCAATGGCTGGCATGGCGTTTTAAATTACCGGCTATTCTACTGCTTGCCTTGTCTGGCCTGGCTGCAGGGCCTGGACTTGGACTAATCCAACCCAGTGAACAGCTTGGCGCAATGTTGAACCCTCTGATAGGGCTACTGGTATCGATCATTTTGTTTGAAGGAGGGATGAACCTTCGCTTCCATGAACTTAAAGAAGCGGGGCGTGGCGTTAAGCGACTAGGTACGGTGGGCGTTGCAGTTACCTGGTTTTTGGGAAGTATTTCCGCTCATTACATTGGCGCACTTTCCTGGCCTGTTGCTTTACTTTTTGGTGCAATCATCGTTGTCACTGGCCCCACAGTCATTATGCCTTTACTACGGCAGGCAAAGCTTAAACAACGCCCCGCTTCATTGCTTAAATGGGAAGGGATTATCAATGATCCGATTGGCGCATTGCTTGCGGTGCTGGTTTTCGAGTATTTTCTTTATTCAGGTTCAGATGCTGCAGCTATACAGGTTTTAAGTGGATTGGCAGCCGCTATTGCAGCTTCGGTGGTATTAGGTGTTGGTGGTGGTTATTTGTTAGGCAAAGCATTCAGTCGGGACGATGTGCCTGAATTTCTAAAGGCCCCCGTGACTTTGGCTTTTGTGCTGCTTTGCTACGGTCTTGCCAACATGGCGCAACATGAAGCAGGACTGCTTGCAACTACGCTGCTTGGTATGACACTAGGTAATATGCGGTTGCGCAGCATTGAGGAATTAAGGCGCCTGAAAGAGTATGTGTCTATTCTGCTGGTTTCAGGTATTTTTGTTATTCTGACAGCGAACCTTGACCCACAGATACTGACCCGCCTTGATTGGCGCAGTGCATTACTGCTGGCACTTGTCGTGTTTGCGATACGGCCAGTCTCTGTGTATTTATCCACCATAGGCCTTGGGATGGACTGGCGGGAGCGCGTATTACTGGGCTGGATTGCGCCGCGCGGTGTTGTTGCCGTTACAGTTGCAGGTGTATTCGCTGCCAGTATGGCCGAACAGGGATATAAAGGAGCTGATCTATTGCTGCCATTGATAGTTTCCCTTGTGTTGGTTACGGTTGTTCTGCATGGCTCAACTATCGGCTGGTTATCACGCAAACTTGGGCTGGCTGCTGCGAGCCAGAATGGTATTCTGATTGTAGGAGCTTCCTACTGGAGCACCGACCTTTCGATCCAGCTCAAACAAATGAACATTCCCGTGATTATTGCGGACTCTAGCTGGTACAACATGAGTCGCGCCAGGTTATCTGGCATTCGTACCCATTATGGGGAAATCCTTTCCGAACATGCCGAAATGGAACTGGAACTGAATGACATTGGTTTCCTGTTTGCAACAACTGCCAACGATGCCTATAACGCTTTTGTCTGCTCACGATTTGCTGCTGAATTTGGTCGTAACAAGGTTTTGCAACTGCCAATGCATCAAGCTGCCGAGGGACAAGAAAAAAAGAGCATCAATATTGCAAACCGGGGGCTGATTGCCATGAAGCCGAAGGCAACCAAAGAAGAACTAGACCTTCGGCATTACCGTAATTGGCAATTCAAGAAAACGCGCTTAACCAAAGCGTATACCTACGAAAATTACCTGCAAACAGAGTCTGAAGATGCGCTGCCACTGCTTTTACTGCGCCAGGATGGGACGGTTATGTTTCATTCTGAACAATTTCCGATCAAACCGGTAGAGGGTGATATTTTATTGAGTTATATTCCACCGGCACCTGATAAGCAAGAGAACCAACAGACCGAAGTTTAAGCCTGCAATACTTTATTTAACAACGCGTATATAACCACCCTGGCCTGTAACGGCAGGGTTATCGCATGTAAGCAAAGCCTTCTTGTTGCAGTTTGATGATTTCGGCATCGCCCATCGGCACCAGTGACACAAAGCCATGAATGTCTTCGGCTCCGAATCCCTTTCCACGGGCAGCGATTTTACACATTCTGAATTCAATCGTACCCCCTACTGTGAGGCTTTGAGCGCGATCCATAATGGTTTTATATTTTTCGTAATTTTTAATGGCAAAAAAGGGAATTTCGTTTCCATGTAACACAATCACAATTTTGCTATCAAAGGGGTCTGCACCGTTTAATGCACTCAGATAGCTGGTCCGGTCCAAAATGCTGGTCATGGCTTCTACTGTACTGACTGCAGCGTCATAAACAACCTTCTGTTTACTATATTCCTGTTCGATTTCTTTTGCATGCCCCCATGGGCCCTTGCTTGTGTTATCAGCATAGACAGGAACTGCCAAAAGAAAAAAAATAAGGGTGAGTAATATTTGACGGTTCATTTGACTCTCCGGAAAGTGGGATTGCAATCAGATGTATTATTTTAATGACATAGCAAACAATTGCCAGACATTCAAAATGGTTCATCTGACAGAACTTATTAAACAACAAATATACTTAGAATGCTATCCGGTTTAATGTATCTGTTCCCTTTTCCCGCTTCCTGACTATTCAGCAGTTGTTACGTCTGATTCTTTTCCCCATCCGCCACCAAGCGCCTTAAACAGGTTAGCCAAAGCAACCTTGCTCGCAAGTTCAGCATCAGCTTTGGCCAATTCTGCCTGTAACAGGTTGCGCTCAACATCCAGAACCTCAAGTCGGCTAGAGATTCCTGCGTTGTAACGTAACTGAGCCTGACTCAATGCGCTTTCCAGTGCCTTTGAACGACTGCTTTGTGCGTTCAGTGATTCCTTTGATGCGGTCTGGGATGCCAGTGCGTCGCGTACATCCTTGAAAGCATTTGCAACTGCTTGACGGTATTGCGCGAGCGCCTGATCACGGCGCGCTTCTGAAATATCTACTCCCAATCCGATTCTGTTTGCATTCCAGATCGGTTGAGTAAGAATAGCAGCAAACTGAAAAATACCTGCAGGCCCAGTAAACAGGTTTGAGAATGAAGTACTCTCGCTACCCAAATAAGCTGTGAGACCCACCGAGGGGAAATACTGGGCACGTGCTGCGCCGATGCGCGCATTTGCAGCAATCAATTTTTGTTCTGCTTCAGCCAGATCAGGACGACGCAGCAGCAACTCAGAGGGCAAACCCGCTGGCACGATCACTTCCTGAACTGCGGCAGGCTTGCCGAGCACCACATTTCCTGACAGGATATCCCGAGGTGATCGCCCTGACAGCATAGCAAGCAAGCTTTCTGCTTTTACGCGGCTTTCTGTTAATGCTGCCAGTTGAGCACGAATATTGGCTTCTTCAGCAACGGTTTGATACAGCTCATATTCTGATATTGAACCAGACTCCAGGCGCTTGCGGTTCAATGCCAGTGTTTCTGAACGCGTTGCCAAAGTGCGACGTGCTATTGCTTCCTGTGCGTCTGCGGCAATAAGCGCAAAATACTGTTGCGCTATCTGCGCTGTCAGTGAAAGACGCACAGCTTCTCTTGCAGATTCGGCTGACAGAAGATCAGCACGCGCTGCCTCGCTGGCCCGGCTATATTTACCCCATAAATCCACTTCGTAACTGGCGTCAAGTGTTGCGCGATAGCTATTTTGTGTACGGGAAAGATCAGCCGGGCGAGGAAATGATCCTCTGAGCGTACTTTGAGTGCGGTTGACACCAATACTTGCTGAAACAGAAGGATAACGATCCGCATCTGTGAGACCTGCCTGCGCCCGGGCTTCCAGCACTCGCGCTGCAGCAACCTGCACATCAGCGTTGTTAAGCAGTGCTTCGTCGATCAGTTTATCCAGCACCGGATCAGCATAAAGCGACCACCAGCGTTTACCGGCAACATCTGCTGATTTGGCAGGTCCTGTCTGCGCTGACCACTGCTGAGGCAAGTCGATGTCCGGACGTTGATAATCCGGGCCTGTGGCGCAACCCGAAACAATCAGGACTGCCAGTAAAGAGGGCAGTACTTTATTCATGATTTTCTCCCAGAGATTCATCTTTTTTAGCGCGCTCAACCAGCTGTTCGTGAGTTTTAGCATGGGTTGCTTCAACTTCTGTAAACAATTCACTGGTGCTGCGTTTTTCTGTCAATTTCCGGTCAAGTATCAGTCTAAAAAACAGCGGAACGAAGAAAATAGCCAGGAACGTGGCCGCAAGCATACCCCCCATAACGCCCGTCCCCACAGCTTGACGGGCGCCTGCTCCTGCGCCAACCGATATTGCAAGTGGCAAGACACCCAGAATAAATGCCAGAGAAGTCATCAAAATCGGGCGAAACCGGAGTCTTGCTGCTTCGATTGCAGCGGCTGCAGCACTCATCCCTTCCTGA from Sulfurirhabdus autotrophica encodes the following:
- a CDS encoding NAD(P)H-dependent oxidoreductase; translation: MGKRILLIQGHPDSSQLHLCHALEDAYAQGAMSAKHEIKRINVATLDFPLLRSQQEWEKGDLPHSLIEPQAAIKWAEHMVLFFPLWLGDMPAFLKGFLEQVARPGFAFSGEGKNPLAHKGLSGRSARVVVTMGMPATLYRWFYRAHSIRSLERNILGFVGISPVNETLIGMVGNMEAKNTNKWFVKLEKLGLKGD
- a CDS encoding cation:proton antiporter, with protein sequence MTDPVIHFSGFFILVTVLGISAQWLAWRFKLPAILLLALSGLAAGPGLGLIQPSEQLGAMLNPLIGLLVSIILFEGGMNLRFHELKEAGRGVKRLGTVGVAVTWFLGSISAHYIGALSWPVALLFGAIIVVTGPTVIMPLLRQAKLKQRPASLLKWEGIINDPIGALLAVLVFEYFLYSGSDAAAIQVLSGLAAAIAASVVLGVGGGYLLGKAFSRDDVPEFLKAPVTLAFVLLCYGLANMAQHEAGLLATTLLGMTLGNMRLRSIEELRRLKEYVSILLVSGIFVILTANLDPQILTRLDWRSALLLALVVFAIRPVSVYLSTIGLGMDWRERVLLGWIAPRGVVAVTVAGVFAASMAEQGYKGADLLLPLIVSLVLVTVVLHGSTIGWLSRKLGLAAASQNGILIVGASYWSTDLSIQLKQMNIPVIIADSSWYNMSRARLSGIRTHYGEILSEHAEMELELNDIGFLFATTANDAYNAFVCSRFAAEFGRNKVLQLPMHQAAEGQEKKSINIANRGLIAMKPKATKEELDLRHYRNWQFKKTRLTKAYTYENYLQTESEDALPLLLLRQDGTVMFHSEQFPIKPVEGDILLSYIPPAPDKQENQQTEV
- a CDS encoding DsrE family protein, whose translation is MNRQILLTLIFFLLAVPVYADNTSKGPWGHAKEIEQEYSKQKVVYDAAVSTVEAMTSILDRTSYLSALNGADPFDSKIVIVLHGNEIPFFAIKNYEKYKTIMDRAQSLTVGGTIEFRMCKIAARGKGFGAEDIHGFVSLVPMGDAEIIKLQQEGFAYMR
- a CDS encoding efflux transporter outer membrane subunit, which codes for MNKVLPSLLAVLIVSGCATGPDYQRPDIDLPQQWSAQTGPAKSADVAGKRWWSLYADPVLDKLIDEALLNNADVQVAAARVLEARAQAGLTDADRYPSVSASIGVNRTQSTLRGSFPRPADLSRTQNSYRATLDASYEVDLWGKYSRASEAARADLLSAESAREAVRLSLTAQIAQQYFALIAADAQEAIARRTLATRSETLALNRKRLESGSISEYELYQTVAEEANIRAQLAALTESRVKAESLLAMLSGRSPRDILSGNVVLGKPAAVQEVIVPAGLPSELLLRRPDLAEAEQKLIAANARIGAARAQYFPSVGLTAYLGSESTSFSNLFTGPAGIFQFAAILTQPIWNANRIGLGVDISEARRDQALAQYRQAVANAFKDVRDALASQTASKESLNAQSSRSKALESALSQAQLRYNAGISSRLEVLDVERNLLQAELAKADAELASKVALANLFKALGGGWGKESDVTTAE